The genomic stretch ACGTGTTATTGTGTGCAGGGAGGAGATACCAAACGAGATATCAAATGAAACTTCAATAACCACAGTCTTACTtgtattgtgtgtttttatagtaCAACGCTTACTTATTCATCGATCAGCAGACTAATCAAAGCAGAGCACTTTTGCTCTCGCGTGGCTGGGAATTAATGTGATTTTCTGGAGGGGATCCCTGACTGTTGGCTAAAACCTTTCATCACCTTTCACCATCAACCATCAGTATTGGGGTGATGATGGTGAACTGAGGTATAAATACTCCCCTAGGTTAAATTCCAGCGAAATTTACCCACCGttaatcaacaaatgaatttTCAAAATAAGACAAAATCTACcgatcccaaagggaaattcgAGAAAGATCTGGCGGCaataggattcaaacccacacctCCGAAGAAACTAGAGCCTAAATGCACCGCCTTGGACTCGGCCGCGTGACCACAAGCATAACAAATCTGCCATAGTACGTAACAGGCACCTAGTACAATAACTAATtacttaaatatgtatatattgtacCTGCAGGGAGCCCAGTATTGCCAGGTCAGACAAAAAGTGATTTAGTCTCTTCCTCAGCTCCTTCTCCCGCTTCTGTCTCATCCCGAAAGCAAAAAGGCGAAACTCAGAGCGATACTTCATTACATTTCCATTTCACGCAGAATCATCACTATTGGTAGGAGAATTAACTCTTCTATCCGTGCGATAAATAAATCCATATTTAATTAAAGCATTCTGGAAATTACAGGAACAAGAACGTTATTAAAGCCTTCCATCATCTGCAGTCTCCTAGCAACTGGAAGCCATAGCATCGCTGCCGAGTAATATTACACCATGCACGAAAGAAAATGTTACAAAATATTATGTATCTGAACAAGATATGTTTAAAATGAATCGTAGATTGCTACCTCAGGGGTACCTTTATCAACATTACTATGGCGACCACTTATGACCatgttgtatttattcacattaataattgcatatatttttatatttgataTACTTACATTAACGGCAGTCATATCCTTATAAAGAGAAATATATCACTACCATCCGTTTTTACTAATTGGCAGTACGCTCCAATGCATCGCTACTCGATTGTGCCTTATTTCCGCGATCCTCCCTCCCCTTTTCTGTTCTTAACCTGTTAGTAGCCTATCGCGTTTTATTCGCCCATGACTCCGTCATTACCTTACGAATATTTATATTGCTCCATGTATCCcgattttgtttctactggCTGACCACCTTCCACAGAAATGGCTGAAGTGGGGGATTGTCTACATAGTGCGTCGTTATAGAAAAACGCAAAAGCAGaaaacaacagcagcaacaacaacaacaattattaatattattgttgttctAGCCATTATGTGCGTGCTTACAGGTATAAACGCTAGTTAATCTTGTAATAACTAGATATTTAGAGAAAACATAAAATacgataaataaaaaaaatcgcAGAGGCCTAAAgttattatacattaataattatatatagaCCCATTAAATTCTTTGATTACTAACAAATAATCAGAAAAAACTAATCTGTAAACCCTAGTTCCAGCAAATCAATTTGGGCAGGGATATCAATTTATTACCTAACCCTGGATGTTAACCGCTGAAGTCTGAACCTGCCAGGATGGCGATAAGCAATTACCTGCCAGGTGTTTCGGTCTGTTTAGCCACAAAAATGGCGCCGGGAATGAAATCCGTCCCACTTTGTTTTtggcaaattaaaaacaaatcctAGACTTTAAATGGTTTCTCAGATGAGACATTCATTGGCCCACATCATACCCCGTATTATTAAAATACCTCCTAAAAAGCGAATATGGTAAGCTTATTTAGAACTGTATCCCAATTATTCATTCTAAATCGTCTCAatttttaatgaacattttAGCGGTGGGTAACGTACGTACTGCACTGGGTTACTACTGTGTAGATTAAAGCTAAAGTCAGTTTAACGTTTAAACTAAACTTTTTAAATTAAGCTTTTATTGACGTGTTGTTAGTGTTGTACAGTTTGATTTTTAAAGTACATCTAACAGCCTCATTAGGGTGAGACCAAGGCTCTTAGGAAATTCATCACATTTGACAGTCTTGCTACAGTCTAATGTTTTAAACTTTGTGGATTTTTGTCCTCCAGTGTGATGTTGCTTTGCATCTCACAAATCTCTGTTTCCACAATCATTCCATCTGGTAAGTTCTCTCTGATTTTCATCAATCAAATGCAGAACAGCTGCACATATTTCAGTGGTTCgcattttgtttgttctttttttctgtcAAGGAATGTTCAAGATGCAGTGTCACGACCGCCATTTCTGGCTTAATGTTCAGTCGCAGTTTCTTGGCCAAACGACTCGCTTAGGCTTTGAAGGTTGGTTCATGTATCTTCCCAAATCAGGGCTCAGTATGTTATAATGACACAAATGATCATTTATTATCTGGATGGAAATAGTTACAATTTTTGTATTCTAGTTCTCTAGTGACTTATTAGCAGCTTCTATATGCTAAAAGATTGCTCTCATCCTGTAGTTCCTCTTTTTTTGGTGTATGTGTCAGAAAAACATTACTCATTCACTGTTATTCTCACCCttgagttttttgtttttttttgataatGTGCCCAATATGCATATGCACGCCTGTAATGCATCTCTGTCCCAGACAGCAGTGGTGTTCACTACCTGTCTATAAAGCGAGCCGCTGAGTGCGGGTACAGCATCGTGTTCAGTGCCGCTGGAGACCTGGTCTTGCGAGCCTCCTTCCTGGCCTGCCATGTGAACAGTAAACTGGGCCAGGTAAAACTAACTAAGCAGCCTTCAAATAAGGCACTAATTAATTACACTGAGGATTTTGGGTAACACTCTGACAGAGAAGGTTTTGAAAGCGGTTCAGTTTTGGCAGTTGTGATGCTGAAGAATGAAGATGGGACCATAGCTAAAAGACACTTTCATCTTAGGAGAGTGTAGATATCATGCTTTCTCGTTCTAGAAGGGTGCAGAATTCTGGCTGCGTGTCCGTGTTGTGAATGAAGATGTTGACAGCAAGGAGGTAGTCTACCCCCTGCTCCTTTCCTGCCCTCTCTTCCAGGCTTGGAGCCCCCGGGAAGTGGTCTGTGAGGAGGGTTACATGGAGGTATGTTTGATTGCTTGTGTAGCATTCACATCTTTGCCTGTAACAGTGTACTTTCTAGTGGTTATTGCTCTGACTGTACTGTATGAATAAAATCTGGCTCTTCCCGTTTGTCCAGGTTTCTGTAACAAGGTGGCTCCCCCATAACAATCACTTAAATAGGGAGAAGGATGTCAGACCTCCTGAGGTATGTATCTTCTGTACAGTAACTAGTATGGTAGTAATGACAATGCAAATAAGGCTGGTGATGAAAGCTCTTCTTAGAggaaaaaccattaaaaaggACGTGTGGTGCTCTTGGCCCTGCATTGGGCCATGCATTGAGTCCTTTTTCTGaacagacagcaccatctagtggggtcagaaaaaaCAACAAGCGGTTCATGATGCTTCGTTTGGCCATCACGAGCTGTCAGTCCTTGAGGCATAGTAGTGCCCCCTTCCTGACCGCCTCCTCCTTCTCCACCCATCCCCCCCGGAATGTCGTCTTTTCAGGAGGACGGGCTTAGCCAGTGGCAGGTGGCATTCCATGTCCCACACCAGACTTTGGCAGAAGGCATGTCTGTGAAGGAGGCCCATCTCCAGGGCTACCACATCAATGCCAGGGGTGACCGCCTTGTGATGCACTGTCTCTACTCCTCCCCACTGTCCTATGTGCTCCAGGTCCCCAAAAATGTCTCCATCTTCCTTTTTCATGACTTGCATACTGCCTGAGCTAGTAATTAGCACctagttaaataaaaaaatatttccacGTTCCATGAGAATGAAGCATTTGAAAATGCATTAGTGCAGTATttttcaacccagtcctcggggacccccagagaGTCCagttctgctccctcccagctcccagcacacctgaaccaaaTAATCAAGCAATGAAGAATGACAGATACTTGGTACAGTGCAACTGTGAGAACTTGGTTGAGAAATACTGCATTAGCATTGTAAAATGACTAATTGAATAGTGTTGATTTGTCTCCTCTAAAAAGAACAGAATAAAAATTTCTGGAGTTCCCTTCTCATGTGCATGTGATCCAATCCTATGTGCCTTAACTCCAGGACCATGGGATTGAGGTGGAGGCTGTTAGTGCCACGGTCTTCTACCAGCATCAGAAAATCCCCCTTCTAGCCAACCTCTCCGTGGCCTGCCCTCTGAGTAGGCCTGCTCTCTCTAATGGCTTTTGTGTGGATTATTTTTGCTTCTGAAATACAATGTCTATGAATGAGAGGTCACACTCTCCTCGTCATCTTCCTCTGCCAAGGCAGAGCAATGGTGGATGGAGAGCATCTATCCTGGATGTTCCCCCAGATCCTGAGCCCTCTGGTGCAGGGCTGGTTCAGGGACAAGGGCGTGAGGATGGGGGTGGACGGGAGTCTCCTCAGTGAGTGTCAGATCCTAGAGCGCGGCTATGAAATCGGGTTGCGGGAACATCTTGTGGAGATCCGGATTCCTTTTGGAGCAAAAGGTGGATTCATTAAGGTTTGTTGATGAAAACTGATGCACCTGAACCCCAAATCCTTGTTAAAACCTAGATGGGTCTTTTCTGTGATGCCGGAGTTGTAAGGGTTGGTGTGCCCAAGAAAACTGAGCAGCCAAGGGTTCCCAGTGATGGTGAATTTCTTCTCCAGAGCAACGTTGTTGACCAGAGCTACTTGCAGTCCTTCTCTGTGGACTTGTACTTCATTCACCAGTGGGAGGAAGGCCATTGGGGGGTGACCCAACATCGCTCCTTCAGATCCTTGAACACCACATACATTCCTGGAAGGCTCATTCTCATCAACAGTGAGTCTtaatacccccctccccccttatAAAATCTACTCCCTCATCAGGACCAGATCTGTGCTCTCCCTATTTTATTagtatttcatttatatttaaaggTCCCTAATCCCACCCACTTTAAAAATTCTGTTCCTCAAGTCTTTCCCATTTGTTGCTCTTGACTGTTGTGGAAGACCACAATCATTTCTGGTAAGAAGCTGCCAATATTGTGCTCCACTCCTCTTTGAAAACATTAATGAAGGACATCTTCATCGTGTCCTTGATCTTTCAGTTTGTATTTCAACATTGGGTTTGAGGTCAGAGCTCTGCAcacttaaatattttttcaaGCTTCAGAGTGATTCGGAGGGTGTCACACATGACTGCTGGTCCTACAGAGTTTTACTATGGACTGTAGATACTAAAAAGTTGTCATGTTTAGATCAGGTGTGTTTTAGATCAAAGTTTAGGTTTATATCAATATTTATCAACCCAGTTCTTTGAACCCCAAagggtccatgtttttgttctctCCCAGCTCTCTTCCCGAGGACCAGATGGGGAGAAACCGGTTTAGATGATTGACTGTAACGCAAAAATGAGTCTTTCCTTAAATGATCCACCCATCTTCCCACTGCCAGTCAAGGTCGTGTTTTAGGAGGGGGCAGGCTCTCAAGAAATTATAGGGTAAAAGGTTGGGGTACACTGTGGATGGAATGTCAAAGAGCTCAAATGATTCAATGCTTAAATTTTTTGGTATCTTTGTAGATTAACactgatttgtttttcttttgtctcCCGTTCAGACACCATTCCGGGACAGGGAATATTTTCGGTGACCTTTGGAGTGTTCTCTCCAGAGGTGTCCCTACGCAGTGTAGCTGTGGGGGGTGAAGCGCCTCTCAGCTGGGCCCAAGCCCGCAAGGCGGGCATCCAGGTTTCCCTTATGCCCTTCGCCAATGGCAGCCATGCTTACCAGCTCCAGGTGCCCTTCATGCACCCCCATGTGTTTCTGGAGGTGAGGCCCACCTGACTGCACATGTTTCTTCAATCTCTGGCACCTTAACAGTTATTAGACTGCTTGACTTGTTACAGATTAACATAACTATCGATGCACAAGTGCTAAAATATGGCTGATTATTTATTAGTGAAACTGGCACAACACCACTGATTAACAATCAATTTAGGTAGGCCAGTGCCTACCCAATAttgtaaaaaaatgtataaatgaatTATTCAGGCAATGAATAATGTGCCTACATCGACTGTGAATAACATGTCGTTAAACTTGCAGTCAGGGTAATCTAGCCAATGAGCGAGCTCCCTTCTACCAGGAACTCTACACATCACCGAATCACGTCGTGACATTCATAACTCACATCTCAGTGTCAGTAAACAAGGTCAGCTATCATTAGCTGTTTACAACTGCTAGCCAAGTAAATGTGCTACTGCAAGTATAAGAAGGCAGCTGAAGTGTTTCTATGTTGTTGTCCCACAGACATATGCTGTATTagcctaaaactgtcaaaatatatCGCACACACGTCTGCATGGGTAGGATGTAACCAACGTGTTAGCACAGAGATACAATGAAGCCGTGTTATGAAATGATTAATGTCCGCTAACGTTAGCCAGCAAGGTAGATGGCAGACCGACTCCGTTTTGTAGTGTAGTGGTTGTTGTCTGT from Paramormyrops kingsleyae isolate MSU_618 chromosome 10, PKINGS_0.4, whole genome shotgun sequence encodes the following:
- the zpax4 gene encoding zona pellucida protein AX 4 isoform X5 — encoded protein: MVSQMRHSLAHIIPRIIKIPPKKRICVMLLCISQISVSTIIPSGMFKMQCHDRHFWLNVQSQFLGQTTRLGFEDSSGVHYLSIKRAAECGYSIVFSAAGDLVLRASFLACHVNSKLGQAWSPREVVCEEGYMEVSVTRWLPHNNHLNREKDVRPPEEDGLSQWQVAFHVPHQTLAEGMSVKEAHLQGYHINARGDRLVMHCLYSSPLSYVLQDHGIEVEAVSATVFYQHQKIPLLANLSVACPLSRAMVDGEHLSWMFPQILSPLVQGWFRDKGVRMGVDGSLLSECQILERGYEIGLREHLVEIRIPFGAKGGFIKSNVVDQSYLQSFSVDLYFIHQWEEGHWGVTQHRSFRSLNTTYIPGRLILINNTIPGQGIFSVTFGVFSPEVSLRSVAVGGEAPLSWAQARKAGIQVSLMPFANGSHAYQLQVPFMHPHVFLEYIGGGYRRHILEMAFSLDVLPSNAAFFHHATVVCDSQDAVLPKLEGKCTDQGVLVLLHYGNLGSEWEMYIDGRRMDWEVVKLGGYVVNLEEEEYFSVELSMHSLGVVYENISLQALRIRVEVSLVNVDTELVEHTLVQRCTFPVREFLRKYYLCLPEGRAVAVVDTSRTIPPVKPMRTALLDLSCRPSAADGTRALFNFSLDLCGTKTSMEGNHLVYENEVVYMERTARPLPLIHRDTHFRLILQCRYLVNNSITIHHLPTVFPSSTSNPTQGSPGYLWSKKPPSGRAQRSVLQQRMADRPVEMSLLMVSTLGMVSIFLGILAMILWLRASCLFNT
- the zpax4 gene encoding zona pellucida protein AX 4 isoform X1; amino-acid sequence: MVSQMRHSLAHIIPRIIKIPPKKRICVMLLCISQISVSTIIPSGMFKMQCHDRHFWLNVQSQFLGQTTRLGFEDSSGVHYLSIKRAAECGYSIVFSAAGDLVLRASFLACHVNSKLGQKGAEFWLRVRVVNEDVDSKEVVYPLLLSCPLFQAWSPREVVCEEGYMEVSVTRWLPHNNHLNREKDVRPPEEDGLSQWQVAFHVPHQTLAEGMSVKEAHLQGYHINARGDRLVMHCLYSSPLSYVLQDHGIEVEAVSATVFYQHQKIPLLANLSVACPLSRAMVDGEHLSWMFPQILSPLVQGWFRDKGVRMGVDGSLLSECQILERGYEIGLREHLVEIRIPFGAKGGFIKSNVVDQSYLQSFSVDLYFIHQWEEGHWGVTQHRSFRSLNTTYIPGRLILINNTIPGQGIFSVTFGVFSPEVSLRSVAVGGEAPLSWAQARKAGIQVSLMPFANGSHAYQLQVPFMHPHVFLEYIGGGYRRHILEMAFSLDVLPSNAAFFHHATVVCDSQDAVLPKLEGKCTDQGVLVLLHYGNLGSEWEMYIDGRRMDWEVVKLGGYVVNLEEEEYFSVELSMHSLGVVYENISLQALRIRVEVSLVNVDTELVEHTLVQRCTFPVREFLRKYYLCLPEGRAVAVVDTSRTIPPVKPMRTALLDLSCRPSAADGTRALFNFSLDLCGTKTSMEGNHLVYENEVVYMERTARPLPLIHRDTHFRLILQCRYLVNNSITIHHLPTVFPSSTSNPTQGSPGYLWSKKPPSGRAQRSVLQQRMADRPVEMSLLMVSTLGMVSIFLGILAMILWLRASCLFNT
- the zpax4 gene encoding zona pellucida protein AX 4 isoform X6 gives rise to the protein MVSQMRHSLAHIIPRIIKIPPKKRICVMLLCISQISVSTIIPSGMFKMQCHDRHFWLNVQSQFLGQTTRLGFEDSSGVHYLSIKRAAECGYSIVFSAAGDLVLRASFLACHVNSKLGQKGAEFWLRVRVVNEDVDSKEVVYPLLLSCPLFQAWSPREVVCEEGYMEVSVTRWLPHNNHLNREKDVRPPEEDGLSQWQVAFHVPHQTLAEGMSVKEAHLQGYHINARGDRLVMHCLYSSPLSYVLQDHGIEVEAVSATVFYQHQKIPLLANLSVACPLSRAMVDGEHLSWMFPQILSPLVQGWFRDKGVRMGVDGSLLSECQILERGYEIGLREHLVEIRIPFGAKGGFIKSNVVDQSYLQSFSVDLYFIHQWEEGHWGVTQHRSFRSLNTTYIPGRLILINNTIPGQGIFSVTFGVFSPEVSLRSVAVGGEAPLSWAQARKAGIQVSLMPFANGSHAYQLQVPFMHPHVFLEYIGGGYRRHILEMAFSLDVLPSNAAFFHHATVVCDSQDAVLPKLEGKCTDQGVLVLLHYGNLGSEWEMYIDGRRMDWEVVKLGGYVVNLEEEEYFSVELSMHSLGVVYENISLQALRIRVEVSLVNVDTELVEHTLVQRCTFPVREFLRKYYLCLPEGRAVAVVDTSRTIPPVKPMRTALLDLSCRPSAADGTRALFNFSLDLCGTKTSLKEVFYNKGWQTDQSRCPCSWCRHWGWCPSS
- the zpax4 gene encoding zona pellucida protein AX 4 isoform X2 — translated: MVSQMRHSLAHIIPRIIKIPPKKRICVMLLCISQISVSTIIPSGMFKMQCHDRHFWLNVQSQFLGQTTRLGFEDSSGVHYLSIKRAAECGYSIVFSAAGDLVLRASFLACHVNSKLGQGAEFWLRVRVVNEDVDSKEVVYPLLLSCPLFQAWSPREVVCEEGYMEVSVTRWLPHNNHLNREKDVRPPEEDGLSQWQVAFHVPHQTLAEGMSVKEAHLQGYHINARGDRLVMHCLYSSPLSYVLQDHGIEVEAVSATVFYQHQKIPLLANLSVACPLSRAMVDGEHLSWMFPQILSPLVQGWFRDKGVRMGVDGSLLSECQILERGYEIGLREHLVEIRIPFGAKGGFIKSNVVDQSYLQSFSVDLYFIHQWEEGHWGVTQHRSFRSLNTTYIPGRLILINNTIPGQGIFSVTFGVFSPEVSLRSVAVGGEAPLSWAQARKAGIQVSLMPFANGSHAYQLQVPFMHPHVFLEYIGGGYRRHILEMAFSLDVLPSNAAFFHHATVVCDSQDAVLPKLEGKCTDQGVLVLLHYGNLGSEWEMYIDGRRMDWEVVKLGGYVVNLEEEEYFSVELSMHSLGVVYENISLQALRIRVEVSLVNVDTELVEHTLVQRCTFPVREFLRKYYLCLPEGRAVAVVDTSRTIPPVKPMRTALLDLSCRPSAADGTRALFNFSLDLCGTKTSMEGNHLVYENEVVYMERTARPLPLIHRDTHFRLILQCRYLVNNSITIHHLPTVFPSSTSNPTQGSPGYLWSKKPPSGRAQRSVLQQRMADRPVEMSLLMVSTLGMVSIFLGILAMILWLRASCLFNT
- the zpax4 gene encoding zona pellucida protein AX 4 isoform X3; translation: MVSQMRHSLAHIIPRIIKIPPKKRICVMLLCISQISVSTIIPSGMFKMQCHDRHFWLNVQSQFLGQTTRLGFEDSSGVHYLSIKRAAECGYSIVFSAAGDLVLRASFLACHVNSKLGQKGAEFWLRVRVVNEDVDSKEVVYPLLLSCPLFQAWSPREVVCEEGYMEVSVTRWLPHNNHLNREKDVRPPEEDGLSQWQVAFHVPHQTLAEGMSVKEAHLQGYHINARGDRLVMHCLYSSPLSYVLQDHGIEVEAVSATVFYQHQKIPLLANLSVACPLSRAMVDGEHLSWMFPQILSPLVQGWFRDKGVRMGVDGSLLSECQILERGYEIGLREHLVEIRIPFGAKGGFIKSNVVDQSYLQSFSVDLYFIHQWEEGHWGVTQHRSFRSLNTTYIPGRLILINNTIPGQGIFSVTFGVFSPEVSLRSVAVGGEAPLSWAQARKAGIQVSLMPFANGSHAYQLQVPFMHPHVFLEYIGGGYRRHILEMAFSLDVLPSNAAFFHHATVVCDSQDAVLPKLEGKCTDQGVLVLLHYGNLGSEWEMYIDGRRMDWEVVKLGGYVVNLEEEEYFSVELSMHSLGVVYENISLQALRIRVEVSLVNVDTELVEHTLVQRCTFPVREFLLCLPEGRAVAVVDTSRTIPPVKPMRTALLDLSCRPSAADGTRALFNFSLDLCGTKTSMEGNHLVYENEVVYMERTARPLPLIHRDTHFRLILQCRYLVNNSITIHHLPTVFPSSTSNPTQGSPGYLWSKKPPSGRAQRSVLQQRMADRPVEMSLLMVSTLGMVSIFLGILAMILWLRASCLFNT
- the zpax4 gene encoding zona pellucida protein AX 4 isoform X4, whose translation is MLLCISQISVSTIIPSGMFKMQCHDRHFWLNVQSQFLGQTTRLGFEDSSGVHYLSIKRAAECGYSIVFSAAGDLVLRASFLACHVNSKLGQKGAEFWLRVRVVNEDVDSKEVVYPLLLSCPLFQAWSPREVVCEEGYMEVSVTRWLPHNNHLNREKDVRPPEEDGLSQWQVAFHVPHQTLAEGMSVKEAHLQGYHINARGDRLVMHCLYSSPLSYVLQDHGIEVEAVSATVFYQHQKIPLLANLSVACPLSRAMVDGEHLSWMFPQILSPLVQGWFRDKGVRMGVDGSLLSECQILERGYEIGLREHLVEIRIPFGAKGGFIKSNVVDQSYLQSFSVDLYFIHQWEEGHWGVTQHRSFRSLNTTYIPGRLILINNTIPGQGIFSVTFGVFSPEVSLRSVAVGGEAPLSWAQARKAGIQVSLMPFANGSHAYQLQVPFMHPHVFLEYIGGGYRRHILEMAFSLDVLPSNAAFFHHATVVCDSQDAVLPKLEGKCTDQGVLVLLHYGNLGSEWEMYIDGRRMDWEVVKLGGYVVNLEEEEYFSVELSMHSLGVVYENISLQALRIRVEVSLVNVDTELVEHTLVQRCTFPVREFLRKYYLCLPEGRAVAVVDTSRTIPPVKPMRTALLDLSCRPSAADGTRALFNFSLDLCGTKTSMEGNHLVYENEVVYMERTARPLPLIHRDTHFRLILQCRYLVNNSITIHHLPTVFPSSTSNPTQGSPGYLWSKKPPSGRAQRSVLQQRMADRPVEMSLLMVSTLGMVSIFLGILAMILWLRASCLFNT